A region of Desulfolithobacter dissulfuricans DNA encodes the following proteins:
- a CDS encoding STY4851/ECs_5259 family protein, with the protein MRLLAEGRGGIGRLLKRVLQLAAGTTASQQDIETWVESLQRLLPSSYRQPAVYILLADVIITILQLKEEADLTKSAETVARLDQRVPGWRDRFSLPLEDKDAQGLVAQLLCDAVELRVEKQNIPFPLMRFLEQGEDGWQLYSSFSLPETIDRQILARFFNAEANDFPRRMDLSLQVGDQSRIVNLRHIAGHDAYRIERISCEWSGSEAAEAHMLCLAAPNGRTWFAQVVHGEEMDIEMPWIFSVDGEFRLLKQGSGKIAETEALLALPEEWRIESLNDSRVERAGDLLLNSRKIVRFQGAIQVHGDQGSFRFQTGRADATEIAYVWRGRQLWQHFISPAKAFLGKPKLHIIDQTGFQKSASGKPAFLTPNSHGAGFPFGPVVARYPASGELLFRSRMVLLPDQATIDVTAHGPRSGTITLKHWGANTARLLTSGVLLDVVKVFHTLELSFGVAPDQHTPEQVDIEVFWPRTTTPVRVRLPFPAQGVRAFDMAGRELPEGTKISMQQLLGARITIHTPRYNAHMEMVFRSSADGANRSFTLHLGTDSLQQVVRLQNYLEDIQHLLSMDDDLDTTVRVDIIVDGAEIFHLKVARYTGHLKRDADKVLLNDNTVQTLDHETLAALRIQAINLLQQDDSVIDLRQQMSEGVACGCWEVDPGNREPGPWLLYPAPDSPLMIRPLLWPIEGDMDASTPLARAMEHADYNQRQKALLETVQQLATDFQDPMWQDVEQLAGQVGHLSLTALDLWRCFAQSPIGMAALAFRLGSLPRDFLRRFAQELPFAWEIVPYSIWEQVMATLRTQCLTTFGDHLGRKVLLTHINTVSERLSDDHPALQYILGLARGFVDPEAQQNRVGLQFVVGPEAKSRLFEGNASPLQHLLRNHTQDQWPQADIDLLSMARRHPLYSEYLCPDSFGFHDLVINLPILLAVQCANGTSGEWLGDPSRIGLLRTCHAFDPDWFDEAYNLIIARCLANGLMAQTASE; encoded by the coding sequence TTGCGTCTTCTTGCCGAGGGGCGGGGCGGCATCGGCCGGCTCCTGAAAAGGGTGCTGCAACTTGCCGCGGGTACGACCGCCAGCCAGCAGGATATTGAAACATGGGTGGAAAGCCTACAACGCCTGTTACCCTCAAGCTACCGTCAGCCGGCAGTGTATATTCTGCTGGCAGATGTAATAATAACCATACTTCAGCTCAAGGAAGAAGCCGATCTGACAAAAAGTGCCGAAACCGTGGCCCGCTTGGATCAGCGTGTCCCGGGCTGGCGGGATCGCTTTTCCCTGCCCCTTGAGGATAAGGATGCCCAGGGGCTTGTTGCCCAGTTGCTTTGCGATGCTGTTGAGCTGCGAGTTGAGAAACAAAATATTCCTTTCCCGCTGATGCGTTTTCTGGAGCAGGGTGAAGATGGTTGGCAGTTGTATTCATCATTCTCCCTGCCGGAAACCATTGACCGGCAGATTCTTGCCCGTTTTTTTAACGCGGAGGCGAACGATTTTCCCCGCCGGATGGACCTGTCTCTTCAGGTGGGTGACCAGAGCCGGATTGTGAATCTGCGCCATATCGCTGGTCATGATGCCTATCGCATTGAACGAATTTCATGCGAATGGTCAGGATCGGAAGCGGCCGAGGCCCACATGCTTTGCCTTGCCGCGCCGAATGGTCGTACATGGTTTGCCCAGGTTGTGCATGGCGAAGAAATGGACATAGAAATGCCCTGGATCTTTTCGGTAGACGGTGAATTTCGCCTGTTGAAACAGGGCAGCGGCAAGATTGCCGAAACAGAGGCCTTGCTGGCTCTGCCCGAAGAGTGGCGGATTGAAAGCCTGAACGACAGCCGGGTTGAGAGGGCTGGCGATCTTTTGCTCAATTCCAGGAAGATTGTTCGTTTTCAAGGTGCCATACAGGTTCATGGGGACCAAGGCTCATTCCGTTTCCAGACCGGACGGGCAGATGCCACGGAAATAGCATATGTGTGGCGTGGCAGGCAACTCTGGCAACATTTCATAAGTCCCGCTAAGGCCTTTCTCGGTAAACCGAAACTGCATATCATTGACCAGACTGGTTTTCAGAAATCTGCCTCGGGAAAACCCGCCTTTCTTACGCCGAACAGTCATGGAGCAGGATTTCCGTTTGGGCCGGTTGTGGCACGTTATCCGGCAAGCGGAGAACTGCTTTTTCGCAGCCGTATGGTTCTCCTGCCAGATCAAGCTACCATTGATGTTACTGCTCATGGTCCCCGTTCCGGCACCATTACCCTGAAACACTGGGGAGCGAACACGGCCAGACTGTTGACCTCGGGAGTGCTACTTGATGTGGTAAAAGTTTTCCACACTCTGGAATTGAGCTTTGGCGTTGCACCTGATCAACATACACCGGAACAGGTGGACATCGAGGTGTTTTGGCCCCGTACCACAACTCCGGTCAGAGTACGCCTGCCGTTTCCTGCCCAGGGAGTGCGGGCCTTTGACATGGCAGGGCGAGAATTGCCCGAGGGGACAAAAATATCCATGCAACAGCTGTTAGGAGCCAGAATCACCATTCATACTCCACGGTACAACGCTCATATGGAGATGGTTTTCCGTTCAAGTGCAGACGGTGCCAATCGATCCTTTACCCTGCACCTGGGGACAGACAGTCTGCAACAGGTGGTTCGTCTGCAGAATTACCTGGAGGATATCCAGCACCTTTTGTCCATGGATGATGACCTCGACACCACGGTACGGGTTGATATCATAGTTGACGGAGCAGAGATCTTTCATTTGAAAGTGGCCCGGTACACAGGACATTTGAAAAGGGATGCCGACAAAGTCCTGCTCAACGATAATACCGTGCAAACCCTGGATCATGAAACATTGGCCGCTCTTCGTATCCAAGCCATAAATCTTCTCCAACAGGATGACTCTGTCATTGACCTGCGCCAACAAATGAGCGAGGGCGTGGCCTGCGGATGTTGGGAAGTTGATCCGGGAAATCGTGAACCGGGACCATGGTTGCTGTATCCGGCCCCTGACAGCCCCTTAATGATTCGTCCATTGTTATGGCCGATTGAAGGGGACATGGATGCCAGCACTCCTCTTGCCAGGGCAATGGAACACGCGGATTATAACCAGCGGCAAAAGGCGTTGCTGGAGACAGTGCAGCAACTGGCAACAGATTTTCAGGATCCCATGTGGCAGGATGTGGAGCAGTTGGCCGGACAGGTCGGCCATCTGTCCCTGACAGCTCTTGACCTGTGGCGTTGTTTTGCCCAATCACCCATAGGCATGGCCGCGCTGGCCTTTCGTCTGGGAAGCCTGCCCCGTGATTTTTTGCGCCGATTCGCACAGGAATTACCGTTTGCCTGGGAGATTGTTCCGTATTCAATCTGGGAACAGGTTATGGCTACCCTGCGGACTCAGTGCCTGACTACTTTTGGTGATCATCTTGGCCGCAAAGTGCTGTTGACGCACATAAACACCGTGTCAGAGAGACTCTCTGATGACCATCCTGCCTTGCAATATATTCTGGGCCTGGCTAGGGGATTTGTTGATCCGGAAGCGCAGCAAAATCGTGTTGGCTTGCAGTTTGTCGTTGGCCCTGAGGCAAAGTCAAGGCTATTTGAAGGAAATGCCAGTCCATTGCAACATCTGTTGCGTAATCACACCCAGGATCAGTGGCCCCAAGCTGACATTGATCTGTTGTCCATGGCCCGGCGTCACCCCCTGTATTCGGAATACCTCTGTCCAGATTCATTCGGCTTTCATGATTTAGTCATTAACCTGCCGATCCTGCTTGCCGTTCAATGTGCCAATGGCACTTCGGGAGAATGGCTCGGGGATCCTTCCCGGATAGGACTATTGCGAACCTGTCATGCCTTTGATCCTGACTGGTTTGACGAGGCTTACAATCTGATCATTGCCCGCTGTCTGGCGAACGGCCTGATGGCCCAAACAGCAAGTGAATAA
- a CDS encoding ISL3 family transposase produces MNSRDVISLGLGLEAPWEIKGQILDTEKVPHELRLTIKADRGAKYPCPVCGAMCKAHDFKVKTWRHLNFFQHHCYITAPVPRIRCEHHGVKQITVPWARKGSKFTLLFEQAAMVFVRDMPVLTAARILEMKDKRLWRIIRHYVNQALARMDLSGLKAFSLDETKSRRGHRYITVFIDLDRKEKPVVFATPGKGKKTLKAFKRFLADHQGKAENVVEVVSDMSGAFISGIKTHFVNSNITVDWFHVVQLFSKAVDEVRRKEAKEVRMPRAARWATLKAAESDLTEKQLDALAELEAMDLHTAEAWRIKELLRWVRRATNLRAARWRLTWFLNLANELCDDKKLLAPVRKALRTVEKYREEILARWISEHSNGRIEALNGIFQAAKVRARGYRNDETFITIIYLLAAPLQNLLKST; encoded by the coding sequence ATGAACAGTCGTGACGTTATCAGTCTTGGACTTGGCCTGGAAGCCCCCTGGGAAATCAAGGGACAGATTCTGGACACGGAGAAGGTTCCCCATGAACTGCGCCTTACCATCAAGGCCGACCGAGGGGCGAAGTATCCTTGCCCTGTCTGTGGAGCCATGTGCAAGGCTCATGATTTCAAGGTGAAGACATGGCGGCATCTGAATTTTTTCCAACATCACTGTTACATCACCGCCCCTGTCCCCAGGATTCGTTGTGAACACCATGGCGTGAAACAGATTACCGTTCCCTGGGCTCGCAAAGGCAGCAAGTTTACCCTGCTTTTCGAGCAGGCGGCCATGGTATTTGTCCGTGATATGCCGGTACTCACCGCCGCTCGGATTCTGGAGATGAAAGACAAGCGGTTGTGGCGGATCATCCGTCACTATGTCAACCAGGCCCTGGCCCGGATGGACTTGAGCGGCCTGAAAGCCTTCAGCCTGGATGAAACCAAATCCCGTCGCGGTCATCGTTACATCACCGTGTTCATCGACTTGGACCGCAAGGAAAAACCGGTAGTCTTTGCCACTCCCGGCAAGGGCAAAAAGACACTGAAGGCATTCAAGCGGTTTCTGGCCGACCACCAGGGAAAGGCGGAGAATGTGGTCGAGGTGGTCTCTGACATGTCCGGAGCCTTCATCTCCGGCATAAAGACCCACTTCGTCAACAGCAATATTACGGTGGACTGGTTCCATGTGGTCCAGCTGTTCAGCAAGGCAGTGGACGAGGTGCGCCGCAAGGAAGCAAAGGAAGTACGCATGCCCCGGGCTGCGAGATGGGCTACTCTCAAGGCAGCGGAAAGCGACCTCACGGAAAAGCAGCTTGATGCGCTGGCAGAGCTTGAGGCCATGGACCTGCACACAGCCGAAGCCTGGCGCATCAAAGAGCTACTGCGCTGGGTTCGCCGAGCAACGAATCTGCGGGCGGCCAGATGGCGGCTGACCTGGTTTTTGAATCTGGCCAATGAGCTTTGCGATGACAAAAAACTGTTGGCTCCGGTCAGAAAGGCGCTGCGCACAGTGGAAAAGTACCGGGAGGAGATTCTTGCCAGATGGATATCAGAACATAGCAATGGACGCATAGAGGCCCTCAACGGAATATTCCAGGCCGCCAAGGTGCGGGCTCGTGGATACCGAAACGATGAGACATTCATTACCATCATCTACCTTCTCGCTGCTCCGTTACAGAACCTGCTGAAATCCACATGA
- a CDS encoding DEAD/DEAH box helicase has protein sequence MSLPFFSELFPVLAERSKQAAISRLGFANVPLRRHLNDLFSRPYGVRGTFLADPAFEAVFGWKTAEISMEQLANRERLLHPELVAAMDRPPKELAGEYRFSKELRPYTHQVESWRLLAEKPPKSLVVTSGTGSGKTECFMVPILDHLVRLGEKKQGQLVGVRALFLYPLNALINSQRERLRAWTHTFGQDIRFCLYNGNTPEELPAREHKDFPSEVLDRKRLRASPPPMLVTNPTMLEYMLVRTVDAPILEQSQGKLEWVVLDEAHTYVGSQAAEAALLIRRVLLAFGVKAEQVHFIATSATIGDPEGKAGQDLRNFLAEVAGVRIDQVQLVAGQRQVPELPKKKKGKPSVSLEDLEAMDGGQEVSNQRYRALTCNTTARAIRSLFTHDPLGIHVIRLSAVCQQLFPKEQTFSREQQLLSLRWLDVLTGTRKQKKKGGIAESFLPLRVHLFHQTVGGLWACADPDCPQKEGTRLNDPHWPYGDVYLEPRKHCSCGSPVFEIVRCNDCGKVYLLAEDNNGSLTQLQPPAVLDEFELDVETGDEDDETIEATAVFNYRVLIVNHPLSQVGPLDIDKKTRSITEAGDNTLRLLAHEDGGEGLLCPACEQQDRPGGRPLFQMSRLGAPFLLSTILPTLLEFAPDGKKPADHPWRGRRLLTFNDSRQGTARMAIKLQQEAERGHIRSLIYHHTLQFAASGGGKQAAQLAADIAELEKANMSSLADMIARKKKELQRLQRPTPIPFTELANLLTGEGRDFDRMVAQYREFAPAVFTGDSGRHELARMFLVREFGRRPKRLNSLETMGMVAVCYPALDSIETVPELVKQAAAFDESEWQNFLKLCLDFFVRSGGSLDIIPAWRQWMGLPFRQSWLVQPDEQDAGSNQRRWPRARRSGMRSMLVRLLAYVMHTDIQTAEGEDRVDAVLQEAWQLLTEKRILKLTADGFVLPLEQLAFLPIHRAWICPVTRRLLDTTLKGVTPYLPEKKPTDDTASCKAVEMPVYDKAFGGVTDAVERIKRGRKWLQQQPEIAELRERGIWSVLHDRVIEMFPYFRVAEHSAQQEAKVLEHFERKFKTGDINLLSCSTTMEMGIDIGGISQVSMNNVPPHPANYLQRAGRAGRRKEARSLALTLCKANPLDQAVFANTLWAFETPLAAPSVSLDSPVIVQRHVNSFLLTRFLAEKLAGLGVDQIKFDCGFFFLGDEPWAEQYCAWCNDFSPEKSPELAEGLNRLVRYSILENKPLAKHTAVAAEKMTEIMERWRLEWQHLENERLEFIRVAGEKSPASRAVTYRLSRLTQEYLLRELATRGYLPAYGFPAHIASFDNLTVDRFRARMARRENGGKNRRDDNRFQRRDLASRDLATALREYAPGAEVVMNGLVYRSAGITLNWHIPADTEEVHEVQEIRFAWRCRHCGASGSSPNLKLAAECCYCGEEIEQQDIHEFLEPAGFAVDFYSIPDNDISFQQYVPVESPWINAQGDWVALSNPELGRFRSTTIGHVFHHSRGLHGTGYALCLSCGRAEPMTPNGDLPRVFARPHRKLRRAKDEEGFCPADDRKIKQGICLGHELHTDIFELQLKNKDGVWLDDRIAARTIAVALRDSLAELIGVQATELGCEVKQGQPEPGVVCWSILIFDHFAAGYSSRADNFLSNLFNKAYEKLNCPRECDSACPHCVLDFDQRFAMESLDRHVALLWLDIKWLHNLRLPEEYAYFGPSSSPEYKSISEALRYSISKNGCTGARCYTDGSVESWELSSSSLRTVAYGLAGQNINVEIVLPRQVMEKLDFIDRFILASMADHPNISFCLTEKAAKAGKGYLLAETIGGRMQSCWATSHRSAQYFNQLWGRGEDADAMLVRNDGEQTAAVTLTRLEPDELRSSVTENSDCVLQIHHELDGPVKGFGTRFWRHVMEQHPASKDLLSDSIKNIVSVRYTDRYLKTPLTGVLFVELISGLRGIVGQERWPQSAISFVTLNMTQERYERNSFFLWHDWKDNRMREEVIKGIFVRYGLDISVFNRDKHQIEHGRLLTVTFASGKKLVVAFDQGLSYWQTANRMSFPFSDGPVHQVDKLEELIMKNKLPVKGMNSFPTILAIQRG, from the coding sequence ATGAGTTTGCCCTTTTTCTCCGAGCTTTTTCCAGTCCTTGCTGAACGTAGCAAGCAGGCTGCCATCAGCCGTCTGGGATTTGCCAATGTTCCTCTGCGACGACACCTCAACGATCTTTTCAGCAGACCGTATGGGGTGAGGGGAACCTTTCTGGCCGATCCTGCATTTGAAGCTGTATTTGGGTGGAAAACCGCTGAGATATCCATGGAGCAGTTGGCAAACAGGGAACGGCTACTCCATCCCGAATTGGTGGCAGCCATGGACAGGCCGCCAAAGGAGCTGGCAGGGGAATATCGTTTTTCCAAGGAGCTGCGCCCCTATACCCATCAGGTCGAATCATGGCGTTTGCTTGCCGAAAAACCTCCGAAATCTCTTGTCGTTACCAGCGGCACAGGTTCCGGCAAGACAGAATGTTTCATGGTGCCTATCCTTGACCACCTTGTCCGCTTGGGCGAGAAAAAACAGGGGCAGCTTGTCGGGGTCCGGGCCTTGTTTCTCTATCCTCTCAACGCGCTAATCAACAGCCAACGGGAACGATTGCGGGCCTGGACCCACACTTTCGGTCAAGATATTCGTTTTTGTCTGTACAACGGCAATACTCCCGAAGAGTTGCCTGCTCGTGAACACAAGGATTTTCCCAGCGAGGTACTGGACCGGAAACGCCTGCGTGCCAGTCCCCCGCCAATGCTGGTCACCAACCCGACTATGCTGGAATATATGCTGGTGCGGACAGTGGATGCGCCTATTCTGGAACAGTCCCAGGGTAAACTGGAATGGGTGGTTCTTGACGAGGCCCATACCTATGTCGGCTCCCAGGCAGCCGAGGCGGCCCTGCTCATCAGGCGGGTTCTGCTCGCTTTCGGTGTCAAGGCGGAACAGGTGCATTTTATTGCGACCTCAGCAACCATTGGCGACCCTGAAGGCAAGGCCGGACAAGATCTGCGTAATTTCCTGGCCGAGGTGGCCGGTGTGAGGATAGATCAGGTACAGCTTGTTGCGGGTCAACGGCAGGTACCTGAACTGCCAAAAAAGAAAAAAGGAAAACCGTCTGTCTCACTGGAAGATCTGGAAGCCATGGATGGTGGACAGGAAGTGTCCAATCAGCGCTACAGAGCGTTGACTTGCAATACCACAGCCCGTGCAATCCGCAGCCTTTTTACCCATGATCCGCTAGGGATACATGTAATTCGACTTTCCGCTGTATGTCAGCAGCTGTTTCCAAAAGAACAAACCTTCAGTCGGGAGCAACAGTTGCTGTCCCTGCGCTGGCTGGATGTGCTCACCGGGACAAGAAAGCAGAAAAAAAAAGGTGGTATTGCGGAAAGTTTTCTTCCGCTTCGCGTACATCTCTTCCATCAGACCGTCGGTGGTCTATGGGCTTGTGCAGATCCGGACTGCCCGCAAAAAGAAGGAACCCGGCTGAACGATCCGCACTGGCCTTATGGGGATGTGTATCTTGAGCCTCGCAAACACTGTTCCTGCGGCAGCCCTGTATTTGAAATTGTTCGTTGCAATGACTGCGGCAAGGTGTATCTGTTGGCAGAAGACAACAATGGTTCTCTTACTCAGCTCCAGCCCCCAGCGGTTCTGGATGAGTTTGAACTTGATGTGGAAACCGGAGATGAAGACGATGAAACAATTGAAGCAACCGCAGTTTTCAACTATCGCGTTCTTATTGTCAACCACCCCCTCAGTCAGGTCGGTCCCTTGGATATTGACAAGAAAACCCGGAGCATAACCGAGGCAGGTGATAACACCTTACGTCTTCTGGCGCATGAAGATGGCGGGGAAGGCCTGCTATGCCCTGCCTGTGAGCAACAGGATCGCCCCGGAGGGAGGCCGCTGTTCCAGATGAGCAGGCTGGGGGCGCCCTTTCTGCTTAGCACTATTCTGCCCACGTTGCTGGAGTTTGCTCCTGACGGAAAGAAACCTGCGGATCATCCGTGGCGAGGACGCCGTTTGCTCACCTTCAACGATAGTAGGCAAGGGACAGCGCGCATGGCCATCAAGCTGCAGCAGGAGGCTGAACGTGGACATATTCGGAGCCTGATTTATCATCACACCTTGCAATTTGCTGCAAGTGGCGGCGGGAAACAGGCCGCTCAACTGGCCGCTGACATTGCAGAACTTGAAAAGGCAAATATGTCATCTCTGGCAGACATGATTGCCCGGAAAAAGAAAGAATTGCAGAGGTTGCAACGTCCAACCCCTATTCCGTTTACAGAGTTGGCCAATCTGTTGACTGGCGAGGGCAGGGATTTTGACAGAATGGTGGCCCAATATCGTGAATTTGCGCCAGCGGTATTCACGGGCGATAGTGGTCGTCATGAGCTTGCCCGTATGTTTCTGGTGAGGGAATTTGGACGCCGTCCGAAACGGTTGAACAGTCTGGAAACCATGGGAATGGTGGCAGTCTGCTATCCGGCTCTTGACAGTATTGAAACGGTGCCAGAGTTGGTCAAACAGGCGGCTGCCTTTGACGAGTCTGAGTGGCAAAATTTTCTGAAACTCTGTCTTGATTTTTTTGTCCGTTCCGGCGGTTCTCTTGATATTATACCGGCCTGGCGCCAATGGATGGGGCTGCCTTTCCGGCAAAGCTGGTTGGTTCAGCCTGATGAACAGGATGCGGGCAGCAACCAACGCCGCTGGCCCCGAGCACGACGCAGTGGTATGCGATCAATGCTCGTGCGTCTGCTTGCCTACGTTATGCATACCGATATCCAGACGGCGGAAGGAGAGGACAGGGTTGATGCGGTATTACAGGAAGCCTGGCAGCTATTGACGGAAAAACGGATTCTCAAGTTGACGGCAGACGGTTTTGTTCTTCCCCTCGAGCAGCTGGCCTTCCTCCCGATACATAGGGCCTGGATTTGCCCGGTGACCCGACGTCTGCTCGATACGACCCTGAAAGGTGTTACGCCCTATCTGCCTGAGAAAAAGCCTACCGATGATACGGCGTCGTGCAAAGCGGTGGAAATGCCGGTTTATGATAAGGCCTTTGGCGGGGTAACCGATGCGGTTGAACGGATAAAACGTGGACGAAAGTGGCTACAACAGCAGCCTGAAATTGCCGAGCTGCGGGAACGGGGTATATGGTCTGTTCTCCATGATCGGGTGATTGAGATGTTTCCCTATTTCAGAGTAGCGGAACATTCGGCACAACAGGAGGCAAAGGTTCTTGAACATTTTGAAAGAAAATTCAAAACAGGAGACATTAACCTGCTTTCCTGCTCCACCACTATGGAAATGGGCATTGATATCGGAGGAATAAGCCAGGTATCCATGAACAATGTACCGCCCCATCCCGCCAACTATTTGCAGCGGGCCGGCCGGGCCGGCCGCAGAAAGGAAGCCCGCTCTCTGGCCTTGACCCTGTGTAAGGCCAATCCTTTAGATCAGGCTGTGTTTGCCAATACGCTGTGGGCTTTTGAAACCCCTTTAGCAGCACCCTCTGTTTCACTGGATAGCCCTGTTATCGTTCAGCGGCATGTTAACTCTTTCCTTCTCACCCGTTTTCTGGCGGAAAAGCTCGCCGGTCTCGGGGTAGACCAGATAAAGTTTGACTGCGGTTTTTTCTTTCTTGGCGATGAACCCTGGGCGGAACAATACTGTGCATGGTGCAATGATTTTTCGCCGGAAAAAAGTCCTGAGCTGGCAGAAGGCCTCAATCGTCTGGTGCGGTATTCTATTCTGGAAAACAAACCATTGGCCAAACATACCGCTGTTGCTGCAGAGAAGATGACCGAGATAATGGAGCGATGGCGTCTGGAATGGCAACACCTGGAAAATGAACGACTGGAGTTTATCCGTGTAGCTGGAGAAAAATCACCTGCCAGCAGGGCAGTCACCTATCGGCTGTCCAGGCTGACGCAAGAGTATCTGCTCAGAGAACTGGCAACGCGGGGGTACCTGCCGGCCTACGGTTTTCCCGCCCATATTGCCTCTTTTGACAACCTTACAGTGGATCGCTTCAGAGCACGCATGGCTCGACGGGAAAACGGGGGGAAGAACCGTCGGGATGATAACCGTTTTCAGCGGCGTGATCTGGCCAGTCGTGATCTGGCAACAGCGTTGCGGGAATATGCACCAGGAGCAGAAGTGGTCATGAATGGCCTAGTCTACCGTTCAGCCGGTATCACTCTCAATTGGCACATTCCGGCTGACACTGAAGAGGTTCATGAGGTTCAGGAGATCCGTTTTGCCTGGAGATGCCGGCACTGCGGTGCCAGTGGTTCCAGTCCCAATCTTAAACTGGCCGCCGAATGCTGTTATTGCGGAGAGGAAATCGAACAGCAAGACATTCACGAATTTCTTGAACCGGCAGGGTTTGCCGTGGATTTTTACTCAATACCTGACAATGATATTAGCTTTCAGCAGTATGTTCCAGTGGAGTCTCCCTGGATCAATGCCCAAGGGGACTGGGTTGCCTTGAGTAATCCGGAGCTTGGCCGATTCAGGAGTACAACGATTGGACATGTTTTTCATCATTCCCGCGGGCTTCATGGAACCGGCTATGCACTCTGCCTATCCTGCGGTCGGGCGGAGCCCATGACTCCAAACGGAGATTTGCCAAGAGTATTTGCGCGTCCTCATAGAAAATTACGGAGGGCAAAGGATGAAGAAGGCTTCTGTCCGGCTGATGACCGGAAAATCAAACAGGGAATCTGTCTAGGACACGAGCTGCACACGGATATTTTTGAGCTGCAGCTTAAAAACAAGGACGGTGTATGGCTGGATGATCGAATCGCTGCCCGGACTATCGCCGTTGCCTTGCGCGATAGCCTGGCGGAGTTGATCGGCGTCCAGGCAACTGAACTTGGTTGTGAGGTCAAACAGGGGCAACCGGAACCAGGTGTCGTCTGTTGGTCCATTTTGATTTTTGATCATTTTGCAGCAGGCTATTCTTCGCGGGCCGATAATTTTCTTTCCAACCTTTTCAATAAGGCCTACGAGAAATTGAATTGCCCCAGAGAATGTGATAGTGCCTGCCCACATTGTGTGCTTGACTTTGACCAACGCTTTGCCATGGAGAGTCTGGACAGGCACGTTGCTCTGCTGTGGTTGGATATCAAGTGGCTGCATAATTTGCGTCTTCCTGAAGAATATGCCTATTTCGGTCCGTCATCTTCGCCTGAATACAAGAGTATCAGCGAAGCGCTACGTTATTCCATCAGTAAGAATGGATGTACAGGCGCTCGTTGTTATACAGACGGATCCGTCGAGTCGTGGGAGTTATCTTCTTCATCGTTGCGTACAGTGGCTTATGGTTTGGCTGGCCAAAATATCAATGTGGAAATCGTCCTGCCCCGTCAGGTCATGGAGAAACTAGATTTTATCGATCGCTTTATTCTTGCAAGCATGGCCGATCATCCGAACATCAGTTTTTGTCTAACCGAAAAAGCGGCAAAGGCAGGTAAGGGATATCTTCTTGCCGAAACAATCGGTGGCCGAATGCAAAGTTGCTGGGCTACATCGCATCGGTCAGCTCAATATTTCAATCAGCTCTGGGGTAGGGGAGAAGATGCGGACGCAATGCTGGTACGAAATGACGGTGAACAGACAGCCGCGGTAACGCTCACCAGACTTGAGCCAGATGAATTGCGATCGTCTGTGACAGAAAACAGTGACTGTGTTTTACAGATTCATCATGAATTAGACGGCCCTGTAAAAGGCTTTGGAACTCGATTCTGGCGTCATGTTATGGAGCAACATCCAGCCAGCAAGGATCTGCTGAGCGATTCAATAAAAAATATCGTATCCGTTCGTTATACGGACCGATACTTGAAGACTCCTTTAACAGGAGTTCTGTTTGTTGAACTCATATCCGGTTTGCGGGGTATCGTCGGGCAAGAACGGTGGCCACAATCTGCCATATCTTTTGTTACCCTCAACATGACCCAAGAACGATATGAAAGGAATTCTTTTTTTCTGTGGCATGATTGGAAAGATAACCGGATGCGCGAAGAGGTAATAAAAGGGATTTTCGTGCGATACGGTTTGGATATTTCTGTTTTCAACAGAGATAAACATCAAATAGAACATGGACGCCTTCTGACCGTAACATTTGCATCGGGAAAAAAACTGGTTGTCGCATTTGACCAAGGGTTATCATATTGGCAGACAGCTAACAGAATGTCTTTCCCTTTTTCGGATGGCCCAGTACATCAAGTGGACAAATTGGAAGAACTTATAATGAAGAACAAATTACCCGTAAAAGGAATGAATTCGTTTCCAACAATTCTCGCAATTCAAAGAGGATAA
- a CDS encoding group II intron maturase-specific domain-containing protein, with amino-acid sequence MFRRYQFQPVDRVVYLINPILRGWANYFRVGNSSKCFGYVKDWVEKKIRRHLMYARKRRGFGWNRWSRAWLYETLGLYNDYGVRYYHV; translated from the coding sequence GTGTTCCGCAGGTATCAATTTCAACCCGTGGATCGAGTTGTGTATCTCATCAATCCGATATTAAGGGGTTGGGCAAACTATTTTCGCGTCGGTAACTCCAGTAAGTGTTTTGGCTATGTCAAAGACTGGGTGGAGAAAAAGATTAGACGACATCTGATGTATGCCAGAAAACGCCGTGGCTTCGGCTGGAACAGATGGAGTAGGGCTTGGTTATATGAAACTCTGGGATTGTATAATGATTATGGAGTTCGTTACTACCATGTCTGA